The Paenibacillus amylolyticus genome contains the following window.
ATACCAAAAAGGCTGATCCACTCCGGTATTCGATACCTGGTTGATCAGCCTTCTTTTATAAATAATCATCTAATCCTGTTGTGGCACAAGTAACGGCAGGAGTTCATCCAATGAATCAACAGTCCAATCTGCAAGTTCATCATCCGATCGGTACGGCTGGAATCTTCCGTAACCTTGCATAATCCGAATTGTACGCATGCCCAGCTTCCGGGCAGGTATAATATCGTTATCAATCCGATCCCCGACCATGACGGCTTCCTCTGGCGCACAGCCTGCCTGTTTCAGAGCCACCGCGTATAACTCCGGATCCGGCTTGGACACCCCTTCTTCAGCCGAGCAGGCCAGAACATCAACATACTTCCGCAATCCGTAGCTCTCCAGTCTTTCTTCCGTTCCAGGACTCTGATTGGCAATAATGCCAATGCGATAATACCGTGACAACTGCTGGAGAACGGACTCCGCTGAAGGAAAAGGACATTCAAGCTCTTTTTGAAACTTTAGCTTGTCCTGAATCTGTTTCTGGTGTCCCTCATCTTCAACAAATGTGCGAATCGCCACTCTCATAGGCCATTGCTCATAATTCTGGTAACAGTTCGCGAACAGTTCGCGTACCGCCTCAATCTTTACCGGATACCCCAATGCACAGGCTTCGCGGACGAACTGTCCGATAATATCATCAACCGGCTCCCATTCGTCCACCAGCGTATCTCCAACATCAAAAAATAACCACTTTAATCCACCTATATCCGGCACGCCAATTCCCCCTTGTAAGCCACAGGCAATCTAAAAGTTGGTGTTCAAAAAGTCTGGTTTTCATATTCGATGCTGATGATGCCGCTAGGCATCCTTCGTAATCAAAAGCGGACTTTTTGAACTACCTTTAAAACCATAAAAAGAAGACTCACCATCAAGCATGAGTCTCCTCAAATTTCCGTTTATCGATACATTCAATTATAACAGGCACCTTACACCTGAGCAATCACAAGCTATGGCATTAACCATTGAGGAGAAAGCCAACTTCCCCATTAAGTGAATATACAATCCGGTCTGCGCCCATGCCCCGATAGATGCCCTTGGGATGACTCTGTTCCGTAATGACGCACAGGGATTTCGATGTCCATGAACGGCAGATCTGTAAATAACGGCAGGTCAGATTCAGGCTGTTCTCGAAAATAAACACGTTGCCCACGCTGCCCTGGGGCAAAAACCATTTTTGAGCTGCAGCCGTATTCATGCGAATGACATGCTCTACCCCGATTCTTCGGAGTCTGCGCTCTTCCCCGGCACTGTTGGTTAGAACGGCAAACGGCATTTTTTTGTACATCAGCAATTTGATAAATTTGCGTCCTGCTTCATTTGGAGCAGTCACTAAGATCATCTCAGTATCCATCATTCGTTCCTCCCTTGGCGTGAAAAGACAACAAAAAAGAAGCGTGGGGACCAAGGCCTCCCGAACGCTTCTTAAAGAACCCATGGCGAAAACGCCATGAACCAGCGTACGGCTTGTTGCCTCTCCCTTTAACGCTTACGAGGTTAGCTGACGGATTCGGGCGCGAGAGTCGCCCTATTTCCGGCTGTCACCGGAAAATTCACCCCATGAATGCCTACTGTCCTGGACAGCGCATTCTGTTGGTTCCCCCGTTTTCCACTCAGGACTGAATGGAAACTCAGCGATTAAAACATCGTTCGTAAATCTTAAGATCAGATCGAGCGATATTATCGTTTGTTTCGTTTTTCAGGTACAATTTAGTTTAAATTGAAATTACGTTATGAATCATACACCCGTACCATGACGGTGTAAAGTCCGTACAGATCACCGAATCGACAGATTTTGGCCAATACCCATCCATAATAACGCTTACAATAAACTTATACGCTATCCATCTCTTTAAAGCTATCTAATTCTCACTCTGACGAAAGTCACTTCGCAATTCATTCACGTATTCTGCACAACTTGCCCTTTTTGATTCTTATAACACCATATTAGTTTTGCATTATTTAATTGTATCCAATATAATAAGAAGTATCAGGATGATATTATGGAGGCGATTAGATGACAGTTTACGATTACAAAGTCAATACCCTTCGCGGTCAAGAAGTTGAAATGTCCGACTACCGTGATAAAGTGTTACTGATTGTAAATACCGCAAGCTCATGCGGACTTACTCCTCAGTTCAAAGGTCTGCAAGAACTGCAAGACAAGTTCCAGGATGCGCCATTTGAAGTCCTTGGTTTTCCAAGCAACCAATTTGCACAGGAAAAAGGTTCTTCCGATGATATCGCCGAGTTCTGTCAGATGAATTATGGCGTAAGCTTCCCGATGTTTGAGAAAATTGATGTGAACGGATCAAGCGCTCACCCTCTCTTCCAGCACCTTAGCAAAGAAGCACCCGGCCTGCTCGGCTCCAAAGCAATCAAATGGAACTTCACCAAGTTCCTCGTGGATCAGAACGGACAGGTAGTTAAACGTTATGCTCCCAAAACAACACCTGACAAAATTGAAGAAGATATCAAGAACTTGCTGCAAAAATAATACATCGGCCACCCGTAGCCGGAAGGTAGAGCACCATTACCCCCGGTAATGGATGGCTTTTTTTCTCCACCCTACCTAGATACCAGATTGTTCACAAGGACAAAAAAGAAGCTTTCCATTAATGGAAAGCTTCTTCTTCATCGTTCATAGGATGCGGTCGAGAGGACTCGAACCTCCACGGGCATAAGCCCACTACCCCCTCAAGATAGCGTGTCTGCCATTCCACCACGACCGCATGTCGTAAATAATCGGCAACAGAATTGATTATACCGGGTTCAGAAATAAAAGTAAAGTATTTTTTAAACCTTCTTTCTCAGCACGTTTTTTAGCTAGACATTTTCATTACAAAACGCATATTTTCGTCATGTTT
Protein-coding sequences here:
- a CDS encoding HAD family hydrolase, whose translation is MPDIGGLKWLFFDVGDTLVDEWEPVDDIIGQFVREACALGYPVKIEAVRELFANCYQNYEQWPMRVAIRTFVEDEGHQKQIQDKLKFQKELECPFPSAESVLQQLSRYYRIGIIANQSPGTEERLESYGLRKYVDVLACSAEEGVSKPDPELYAVALKQAGCAPEEAVMVGDRIDNDIIPARKLGMRTIRIMQGYGRFQPYRSDDELADWTVDSLDELLPLLVPQQD
- a CDS encoding glutathione peroxidase; protein product: MTVYDYKVNTLRGQEVEMSDYRDKVLLIVNTASSCGLTPQFKGLQELQDKFQDAPFEVLGFPSNQFAQEKGSSDDIAEFCQMNYGVSFPMFEKIDVNGSSAHPLFQHLSKEAPGLLGSKAIKWNFTKFLVDQNGQVVKRYAPKTTPDKIEEDIKNLLQK